TAAGATAATGGGCCTCAAAAACCAATGAAGATAAATCAAAATAGTATTTTATGAGGATACGTAATCCTAAGTAAAATACGTGCATTTCAAAGAAGGTTTGAAGAGAGAAATCATCATACCAACTCCTCCTTTTAGCATATAAAAAATGATGAAATATCCAAAAAAAAGAACTATTTATTTATGCCAAATAAAACGTGTTCAAAATCATATAAAATCTAAATTAAATATCGCCACTCCTAAAATAATTATCAAAACAGATCCGATTATCCTTGGATTTACCTCCTCTTTCAAAAAAACCGATGAGAAAATTACCACTACAACAAAATTTAATCCCGTAAGTGCATAAAATACTTTAAGGTCTATCTCACGGAGCGCTAACACGGTTGAAATTGTAACAAGCACAAAAATCGCATATGCACATACAATCGGTAATTTCAAATAATCACCAATAAATCCTCTGAATCTCCCATCACGCCCTGCTGCCCACTTTAAAATCGTCTGTGATATCCCAGTCAGAAGAATTGATAAAATTGCAAAAAAAAGACCTCCGGTTGGTATCATTGTACATCACTTTTCAGATCAGAATTGTCATCTAAAGTTTGCCTGTTTTTGAACTCCCGTGATAGCACTGCAATACCAATAGAGATCAATAAAAGACCGATGATATTTTCAACAGTAATTCCTTCGCTAAAAAGCACAGCTGAGGCAATAAGGATTACAAAATTAACAATACTCATAAAGGGATAAGCTAATGATAGAGGGTAATGTTTCAGGGCCTGCTGCCATACCAACGCCTGAAATACCATACATACGAGAGAGAATATATAGAACATATTTGTTAGGATATTTAACGGAAAAGATGACAGGATAGAGATGCTCATCGCTGCATATTTCCCGGTGATGCCCGCCATTGCCTGAAAGAGGATGGCAAGAATAATAAAGAGATAATTTGAATGTTCTTTCATTTTAAAGATATTTCTCCCCGATTACATA
Above is a window of Methanogenium organophilum DNA encoding:
- a CDS encoding DMT family transporter; translated protein: MKEHSNYLFIILAILFQAMAGITGKYAAMSISILSSFPLNILTNMFYIFSLVCMVFQALVWQQALKHYPLSLAYPFMSIVNFVILIASAVLFSEGITVENIIGLLLISIGIAVLSREFKNRQTLDDNSDLKSDVQ